One stretch of Roseimicrobium sp. ORNL1 DNA includes these proteins:
- the thiC gene encoding phosphomethylpyrimidine synthase ThiC: MIATKDSFEPHSSEQLPASTRVYVEGQLHPELNLRVPMREITLSDTKGMNGRIEPNAPVRVYDCSGPWGDPAFTGTSDEGLPALRSEWITKRGDVEEYDGREVKPQDNGYLSGKHAEFASKAERNRLIEFPGLEGERRKPLRASKGHPVTQLWYAQQGIITPEMEYIAIRENMGRAKIADHRDDILRNDLTKQHAGSTQLGASPYTPSIFGRFPQRIPAEITPEFVRSEVAAGRAIIPANINHPELEPMIIGRNFLVKINANIGNSAVASSIEEEVEKMRWATKWGADTVMDLSTGKNIHATREWILRNSPVPIGTVPIYQALEKVNGKAEDLTWEIFRDTLIEQAEQGVDYFTIHAGVLLRFVPLTASRMTGIVSRGGSIMAKWCLSHHKENFLYTHWDDICDIMAAYDVSFSIGDGLRPGSIADANDKAQFGELEVQGELTKRAWAKGVQVMNEGPGHVPMHMIEENMAKQLEWCHEAPFYTLGPLTTDIAPGYDHITSGIGAAMIGWYGCAMLCYVTPKEHLGLPNKKDVKDGVITYKIAAHAADLAKGHPGAQYRDNALSKARFEFRWEDQFNLGLDPTTAREFHDETLPQDGAKTAHFCSMCGPHFCSMKITEDVRKYAAEQAISEEEALKKGMEEKSKEFVEKGAEVYSEA, from the coding sequence ATGATCGCCACCAAAGACTCCTTCGAACCGCACAGCAGCGAGCAACTCCCGGCCAGCACCCGCGTCTATGTCGAAGGCCAGCTCCACCCCGAGCTCAATCTCCGCGTCCCCATGCGCGAGATCACCCTGTCCGACACGAAGGGCATGAATGGCCGCATCGAGCCGAACGCCCCCGTGCGCGTCTATGACTGCTCCGGCCCCTGGGGCGACCCCGCCTTCACCGGCACCTCGGACGAGGGCCTGCCCGCCCTGCGCAGCGAGTGGATCACGAAGCGCGGCGACGTGGAAGAGTACGACGGCCGCGAAGTGAAGCCCCAGGACAACGGCTACCTCTCCGGAAAGCACGCCGAATTCGCCAGCAAAGCCGAGCGCAACCGCCTCATCGAATTCCCCGGCCTCGAAGGCGAGCGCCGCAAGCCCCTTCGCGCCAGCAAGGGTCACCCCGTCACCCAGCTCTGGTACGCCCAGCAGGGCATCATCACCCCCGAGATGGAGTACATCGCCATCCGCGAAAACATGGGCCGCGCCAAAATCGCCGACCATCGGGATGACATCCTGCGCAATGACCTGACGAAGCAACACGCCGGCAGCACCCAGCTCGGCGCCAGCCCGTACACGCCCTCCATCTTCGGCCGCTTCCCCCAGCGCATCCCCGCTGAGATCACCCCCGAGTTCGTCCGCAGTGAGGTGGCGGCAGGCCGCGCCATCATCCCTGCCAATATCAATCACCCCGAGCTCGAGCCCATGATCATCGGGCGGAACTTCCTCGTGAAGATCAATGCCAACATCGGCAACTCCGCCGTCGCCTCCAGCATCGAGGAAGAAGTCGAAAAGATGCGCTGGGCCACCAAGTGGGGTGCCGATACCGTCATGGACCTCTCCACGGGGAAGAATATCCACGCCACCCGCGAGTGGATCCTGCGGAACTCACCCGTCCCCATCGGCACCGTCCCCATCTACCAGGCCCTGGAAAAGGTGAATGGCAAGGCCGAGGACCTCACCTGGGAGATCTTCCGCGACACCCTCATCGAGCAGGCCGAGCAGGGGGTCGACTACTTCACCATCCACGCCGGCGTCCTCCTCCGCTTCGTCCCCCTCACCGCCTCCCGCATGACCGGCATCGTCAGCCGCGGCGGCTCCATCATGGCCAAGTGGTGCCTCTCCCATCACAAGGAAAACTTCCTCTACACCCACTGGGATGACATTTGCGACATCATGGCCGCCTACGACGTCTCCTTCTCCATCGGCGACGGCCTCCGCCCCGGCTCCATCGCCGATGCCAATGACAAGGCCCAGTTCGGCGAACTCGAAGTCCAGGGCGAGCTCACCAAGCGCGCCTGGGCCAAGGGCGTCCAGGTCATGAACGAAGGCCCCGGCCACGTCCCCATGCACATGATCGAGGAAAACATGGCCAAGCAGCTCGAGTGGTGCCACGAGGCCCCCTTCTACACCCTCGGACCCCTCACCACGGACATCGCCCCCGGCTACGACCACATCACCAGCGGCATCGGCGCCGCCATGATTGGCTGGTACGGCTGCGCCATGCTCTGCTACGTCACGCCCAAGGAACACCTCGGCCTCCCCAACAAGAAGGACGTCAAGGACGGCGTCATCACCTACAAGATCGCCGCCCACGCCGCCGACCTCGCCAAAGGCCACCCCGGCGCCCAGTACCGCGACAACGCCCTCAGCAAAGCCCGCTTCGAATTCCGCTGGGAAGACCAGTTCAACCTCGGCCTCGACCCCACCACCGCCCGCGAGTTCCACGACGAAACCCTCCCCCAGGACGGCGCCAAAACCGCCCACTTCTGCTCCATGTGCGGCCCGCACTTCTGCAGCATGAAGATCACCGAGGATGTGAGAAAGTATGCAGCGGAACAGGCCATCTCCGAAGAAGAGGCGTTGAAAAAGGGGATGGAGGAGAAGAGCAAAGAGTTTGTGGAGAAGGGGGCGGAGGTGTATTCGGAGGCCTGA
- a CDS encoding glycosyltransferase family 2 protein, with protein sequence MPDSSPQLSVVVPLYNEEENVPDMQSQLTAALAGHDFELIFVDDGSSDGTAAKVQKDARVRLLRFPKNSGQSAAMYAGIMAAKGEIIAMLDGDLQNDPADIPSLVKKLDEGFDFVCGYRKKRKDTAFKRVQSRIANAVRSRFIGDGVRDTGCSLKAMRKECRSALLPFNGMHRFIPALIRHSGFRITEVPVNHRPRIHGVSKYTFWSRALRATKDMFGVSWLLSRRVRVEFNEEK encoded by the coding sequence ATGCCAGATTCCTCACCCCAGCTCTCCGTCGTTGTGCCGCTCTACAATGAGGAGGAAAACGTGCCCGATATGCAGAGCCAGCTCACGGCCGCCCTCGCCGGCCATGACTTTGAACTCATCTTCGTAGATGACGGCAGCTCGGACGGCACGGCGGCAAAGGTGCAGAAGGATGCGCGGGTGCGGCTGCTGCGTTTCCCCAAGAACTCGGGACAGAGCGCGGCGATGTACGCAGGCATCATGGCGGCGAAGGGCGAGATCATCGCCATGCTGGATGGCGACCTGCAGAATGATCCGGCGGACATCCCTTCGCTGGTGAAAAAGCTGGATGAGGGATTCGACTTTGTGTGTGGCTACCGGAAGAAGCGGAAGGACACGGCCTTCAAGCGCGTGCAGAGCCGCATCGCGAATGCGGTACGCAGCCGGTTCATCGGCGATGGCGTGCGGGACACGGGCTGCTCGCTGAAGGCGATGCGCAAGGAGTGCCGTAGTGCACTGCTGCCCTTCAATGGCATGCACCGCTTCATTCCCGCGCTGATCCGGCATTCAGGTTTCCGCATTACGGAAGTGCCGGTGAATCACCGTCCGCGCATCCACGGGGTGAGCAAATACACCTTCTGGAGCCGCGCACTGCGGGCGACAAAGGACATGTTTGGCGTGAGCTGGCTGCTGAGCCGTCGCGTGCGGGTGGAGTTTAACGAGGAGAAGTAG